The proteins below are encoded in one region of Silene latifolia isolate original U9 population chromosome 2, ASM4854445v1, whole genome shotgun sequence:
- the LOC141641226 gene encoding protein FAR-RED IMPAIRED RESPONSE 1-like yields the protein MFDIRSSWILPTSRDIYLGGIMRTTSRSESENSFFGNFTNPHLTLVEFWMRFQSAMDAQRWKYAKVTADDKNSSPKLSTPLLLEKKTSEFYTTTVFYQFQEELQAACFTCGLSPRTTEDNNEHISIMDREKDKVYIVDLSGNKFSCSCKMFERIGLLCKHVLWVLKDRGFDDIPTEYLLDRWGKYATCRPIFNVVGTTLLADYNEELGDELLELLHAFNEKLMISVKRGKSKNKKAEIEMLIGSKIPSEASVLPPEKCKNKGSGRRITSNKEKAVQENAKPLRKCRACGEMTHHDSRNCPSRATQK from the exons ATGTTTGACATTCGTTCAAGTTGGATTCTGCCTACTTCGAGAGACATATATCTTGGTGGGATTATGCGTACAACATCAAGGTCAGAATCTGAAAATAGCTTCTTTGGAAATTTCACAAACCCGCACCTCACtcttgttgagttttggatgcgtttccaATCGGCTATGGATGCGCAGCGTTGGAAATATGCTAAGGTGACTGCCGATGATAAGAACTCTTCTCCAAAATTATCAACACCTCTCCTTCTAGAAAAAAAAACCTCTGAATTTTACACCACCACTGTTTTTTATCAATTTCAAGAAGAACTCCAAGCTGCGTGTTTTACTTGTGGTCTTTCACCGAGGACAACTGAAGACAACAATGAGCATATTTCAATAATGGACCGCGAGAAAGACAAGGTATACATAGTTGATTTAAGTGGTAATAAATTTTCTTGTTCATGTAAGATGTTTGAAAGGATTGGGTTACTTTGTAAGCATGTTCTGTGGGTGTTAAAAGATAGAGGGTTTGATGATATCCCTACGGAGTATCTATTAGACAGATGGGGCAAATATGCAACTTGTCGTCCCATTTTTAATGTTGTTGGGACAACCCTCTTAGCTGATT ATAATGAGGAACTTGGTGATGAGCTGCTTGAACTTCTTCACGCTTTCAACGAGAAATTGATGATTTCAGTTAAGCGTGGCAAGTCAAAAAACAAGAAAGCTGAAATTGAGATGCTTATTGGCTCGAAAATACCGTCTGAAGCTAGTGTTCTACCACCAGAAAAGTGTAAGAATAAGGGATCAggaagacggattacttcaaacAAGGAAAAGGCAGTACAAGAAAATGCAAAGCCCTTGAGGAAATGTCGTGCTTGCGGTGAAATGACTCATCATGATAGTAGGAATTGCCCAAGTCGAGCCACTCAAAAGTGA